One genomic segment of Flavobacteriaceae bacterium includes these proteins:
- a CDS encoding arginase — protein sequence MNFDFLTPVEETITTDVAPLNSQTVGSNITIHSAYNSTFEWDHAQIAILGVEENSNAEKTGNGKELHFIRACLYRLFIGKWTTKIADFGNIKKGNTASDTHFAVKEIIGSLLKKNIIPILIGGDQSLTFANYKAYDLIEQTVNLTTVDSMFDLGTLEDTLSSDNYLSKIIMQTPNNLFNYSNIGYQTYFNSQEEIALLKDLHFDIYRLGTSKNMELIESVLRDTDMVSIDIGCIRQSEAPAGNHASPNGFYGEEICAISKYAGISDKVSSFGIYEYNAALDTNHQTAHLIAQMIWYFIEGVNARAKDYPYCTKDNYQKFIVLFDDDDPIHFYKSDKTGRWWMEINLIKDNKYKRHALIPCTYQDYMEAMNQKIPERWYLAMRKMI from the coding sequence ATGAACTTTGATTTTTTAACCCCTGTAGAAGAAACGATAACAACGGATGTCGCACCGTTAAACTCCCAAACCGTAGGAAGTAATATTACGATTCATTCCGCGTATAATTCAACCTTTGAATGGGATCATGCGCAGATAGCTATTTTAGGAGTAGAAGAAAACAGCAATGCGGAAAAGACAGGGAACGGTAAAGAATTACATTTTATCAGAGCGTGTTTATACCGGCTATTTATAGGGAAATGGACAACCAAAATTGCCGATTTTGGAAATATAAAAAAAGGAAATACAGCGTCCGATACCCATTTTGCAGTTAAAGAAATTATAGGCTCGCTCTTAAAAAAGAACATCATTCCAATCCTCATTGGAGGAGATCAAAGTCTTACTTTTGCAAATTACAAAGCATATGACCTTATAGAACAGACAGTAAATCTGACCACTGTAGACAGCATGTTTGATCTGGGTACTTTAGAAGATACCCTATCTTCTGACAATTATTTAAGTAAGATCATTATGCAAACACCTAACAACTTGTTCAACTACAGTAATATAGGCTATCAGACCTATTTTAATTCTCAGGAAGAAATAGCACTTTTAAAAGACCTTCATTTTGATATATATCGGTTAGGAACATCCAAAAATATGGAATTGATCGAATCGGTGTTAAGAGATACGGATATGGTGAGTATAGATATCGGTTGTATCAGGCAAAGCGAAGCTCCGGCAGGTAATCATGCATCTCCTAACGGTTTTTACGGGGAAGAAATCTGTGCTATTTCCAAGTATGCGGGAATCAGCGATAAAGTATCTTCTTTTGGAATTTACGAATACAATGCTGCTCTTGACACGAATCATCAAACGGCTCATTTGATAGCACAAATGATATGGTATTTTATTGAAGGGGTAAATGCAAGAGCAAAAGATTATCCGTATTGCACAAAAGATAACTATCAGAAATTCATTGTTTTATTTGATGATGATGATCCTATTCATTTTTATAAAAGCGATAAAACAGGAAGGTGGTGGATGGAGATAAATTTAATAAAAGATAATAAATATAAAAGACATGCGTTAATACCTTGTACATACCAAGATTATATGGAAGCAATGAATCAAAAAATACCGGAAAGATGGTATTTGGCGATGAGAAAAATGATATAA
- the gldK gene encoding gliding motility lipoprotein GldK, with amino-acid sequence MKKIVLYILLAIFICSCGSNDRGELVGVKTKGQWFTEKPYGMTLIPAGSFTMGKQDEDIIGTLDAPARTVTVRAYYMDETEITNSEYKQFVFWVRDSVVRTKLALQSEFVSAGDSLSSGGIHDYAFKVIDTSGANAYNKYMFENYYEIGYDSLRPLSWENDIIWELSEYPDVDYVEVMDSLYIKKEESSNGIRIFNNKYLNYRYSWFDGASAARVKGDRKDFLKTEMLNIYPDTTVWVRDFNYSYNDPMHQDYFYHQAYADYPVVGVNWYQAKAFCNWRTKYKNDRIRGKKRTLPVSAFRLPTEAEWEYAARGGLEFAKYPWGGPTATSDRGCFLANFKPVRGNYAVDGALYTVEAKSYNANDFGLYNMAGNVAEWTNTAYNPSSYYLGSTINPNVEDIKNKRKIIRGGSWKDVAYFLEVASRDFEYADTARSYIGFRTVQSYLGKNR; translated from the coding sequence ATGAAGAAAATAGTATTATATATTTTACTGGCGATATTCATCTGCAGTTGTGGCTCTAATGACAGAGGTGAGCTGGTGGGGGTTAAAACAAAAGGACAATGGTTTACGGAAAAACCATACGGAATGACGCTGATTCCCGCAGGTTCTTTTACCATGGGGAAACAAGATGAAGATATCATAGGAACATTAGATGCTCCGGCAAGAACCGTAACCGTTAGGGCTTATTATATGGATGAAACCGAAATTACAAATTCCGAATATAAGCAATTTGTATTTTGGGTAAGAGACTCTGTCGTAAGAACCAAATTAGCACTTCAATCGGAATTTGTTTCGGCAGGAGACTCGTTGTCTTCGGGAGGTATTCACGATTATGCTTTTAAGGTAATAGATACTTCCGGTGCAAATGCATATAATAAATATATGTTTGAAAACTACTATGAAATAGGATATGATTCCTTAAGACCATTAAGTTGGGAAAATGATATTATCTGGGAACTTTCCGAATATCCGGATGTAGATTACGTAGAAGTAATGGATTCCTTATACATTAAAAAAGAGGAATCATCAAACGGAATACGAATTTTTAATAACAAATATTTAAATTACAGATATTCTTGGTTCGATGGGGCGTCGGCAGCCAGAGTGAAAGGAGACAGAAAAGATTTTCTTAAAACGGAAATGTTAAACATCTACCCTGATACTACGGTTTGGGTAAGAGATTTCAACTATTCTTATAATGACCCGATGCATCAGGACTACTTTTATCACCAGGCATATGCAGACTATCCGGTAGTAGGAGTGAACTGGTATCAGGCAAAAGCATTTTGTAATTGGAGAACCAAATACAAAAATGACCGAATCAGAGGAAAAAAGAGAACACTGCCCGTATCTGCATTCAGACTGCCAACGGAAGCAGAATGGGAATATGCTGCCAGAGGGGGGTTGGAATTTGCCAAATATCCTTGGGGAGGGCCAACCGCTACAAGTGACAGAGGATGCTTTCTGGCCAACTTCAAACCTGTCAGAGGAAACTATGCAGTAGACGGAGCGCTCTATACCGTAGAAGCAAAATCGTACAATGCAAACGATTTCGGATTGTATAATATGGCAGGTAATGTTGCCGAATGGACAAATACCGCGTACAACCCTTCTTCGTATTATTTAGGTTCTACCATAAACCCGAATGTGGAAGATATAAAAAATAAAAGAAAAATCATACGAGGAGGCTCATGGAAAGACGTAGCTTACTTCCTTGAAGTGGCCTCAAGAGATTTCGAATATGCAGATACAGCCAGAAGTTATATAGGCTTTAGAACTGTACAAAGCTATTTAGGTAAAAACAGATAA
- the gldL gene encoding gliding motility protein GldL, with the protein MAQSKSTKKLFNMAYGIGASIVIIGALFKIQHISYGPITGGLMLTIGMAVEALVFFISAFESIEDDLDWTKVYPELANLDEDSEPKDTQGLLSQKLDNLLQEANIDSKLMEKFGNSMKNFQGAAEGLFFAAESITATNKYNEQMSLAAVQMESLNGLYQIQMEHANKQAKVNDVIIENSERLKEQMESLATNLSSLNGVYGGMLSAMSSK; encoded by the coding sequence ATGGCACAATCAAAATCAACAAAGAAATTATTCAATATGGCATACGGTATCGGTGCCTCAATTGTAATCATAGGAGCTTTATTTAAAATACAGCATATATCATATGGTCCTATAACAGGGGGCTTAATGTTAACCATCGGAATGGCCGTAGAAGCGCTGGTATTTTTTATCTCTGCTTTTGAATCGATAGAAGATGATCTGGACTGGACAAAAGTATATCCCGAATTAGCAAATTTGGATGAAGATTCCGAACCGAAGGATACACAAGGATTACTATCTCAAAAATTAGATAACTTGTTACAGGAAGCAAATATAGATTCCAAATTGATGGAAAAATTTGGAAATAGTATGAAAAACTTCCAGGGAGCAGCCGAAGGATTATTTTTTGCAGCCGAATCTATTACTGCTACAAATAAGTACAACGAACAAATGTCTTTGGCTGCAGTGCAAATGGAATCTTTAAACGGATTGTACCAGATACAAATGGAACATGCAAACAAGCAGGCCAAAGTAAATGATGTCATCATTGAAAATTCCGAAAGATTAAAAGAACAAATGGAATCTTTGGCAACAAACCTATCTTCATTAAACGGAGTGTACGGAGGAATGTTATCTGCTATGTCCAGCAAATAA
- the gldM gene encoding gliding motility protein GldM, whose product MAGGKISPRQKMINLMYLIFIAMLAIHMDKKVLSSFGFMKEKIEDANNANTVNIDHILTSLATKANDQPEKFTPLNDKATKIHKLSQDLFNFLEAVKDSIQVDIDEEDKKDYESMTSIDVLDVLFFKGDGLTATGRQFVDNINNYRDSILSVLGTDGSEDLKININKRFSTNPDKSDDGRDIPWIISRYQGMPLITSVANMTQIQGDIKNTEVEIYTKLLEGQLDIESKFTSNNYEGIVSLDKTAYFSGERVRGRVVLGRYDSTLVVTRVKLGNQDITNNFKNGQVFLDMPAGNVGNNKTFKGVITFMQDGKPEDIPFESAFSVIAEPNDAIVSADKMNVVYRGLDNPISISVPGVGDNSITPNPTGNSRLIKTGLGKYMLSPGSGNEVTINVSARLSSGKTINTSKKFRIKDIPTAAGTVRNDFGVVPMPKTSVNNVTIGAELPDFVFDLQLDVLSFVVKVPGQLSVRVTGNRFNAKAKREIAKARRGDVITIYDIKAVESKKRTPIKKVLPVSIEITN is encoded by the coding sequence ATGGCAGGAGGAAAAATTTCCCCAAGACAGAAGATGATTAACTTGATGTATCTCATTTTTATTGCAATGTTAGCAATACATATGGATAAAAAAGTACTGTCATCTTTTGGTTTTATGAAAGAAAAAATTGAAGATGCCAATAATGCGAATACCGTAAATATTGATCATATCTTAACTTCTTTAGCAACAAAAGCGAACGATCAGCCCGAAAAGTTTACGCCATTGAATGATAAAGCTACTAAAATTCATAAACTCTCTCAAGACCTGTTTAACTTTTTAGAAGCTGTAAAAGATTCTATTCAAGTGGATATAGATGAGGAAGATAAGAAAGATTACGAATCCATGACATCTATAGATGTGTTGGATGTACTCTTTTTTAAAGGAGACGGGCTTACTGCGACAGGCCGGCAATTTGTAGACAATATCAATAATTACAGAGACAGTATACTGTCTGTCTTAGGAACTGATGGAAGCGAAGACCTGAAAATAAATATCAATAAACGGTTCAGCACAAACCCCGACAAATCAGATGACGGTAGAGATATTCCATGGATTATCAGCAGATACCAAGGCATGCCCTTGATTACTTCCGTGGCAAATATGACTCAAATTCAGGGAGATATTAAAAACACCGAAGTTGAAATATATACAAAGTTATTAGAAGGCCAGCTAGATATAGAAAGTAAATTCACAAGTAATAATTACGAAGGAATTGTAAGTTTGGACAAAACAGCTTATTTTTCCGGAGAGCGTGTGAGAGGGAGGGTTGTATTAGGAAGATATGATTCTACTTTAGTTGTAACCAGAGTCAAGTTAGGGAATCAAGATATTACCAATAATTTTAAGAACGGACAGGTATTTTTGGATATGCCTGCAGGAAATGTAGGAAATAATAAAACCTTTAAAGGTGTCATTACCTTTATGCAAGACGGAAAACCGGAAGACATCCCTTTTGAAAGTGCATTTTCCGTAATTGCCGAGCCCAACGATGCAATTGTTTCAGCCGATAAGATGAATGTGGTATATAGAGGTTTGGATAACCCTATATCTATTTCTGTGCCCGGTGTGGGGGATAATAGTATTACTCCCAATCCTACAGGAAATAGTAGATTAATCAAAACAGGCTTAGGGAAGTATATGTTAAGTCCGGGATCCGGAAATGAAGTTACCATTAATGTTTCCGCAAGATTGAGCAGTGGAAAAACGATTAATACCTCGAAAAAGTTTAGAATTAAAGATATTCCTACGGCGGCAGGAACTGTTAGAAACGATTTTGGAGTAGTGCCTATGCCAAAAACAAGTGTTAATAATGTAACTATTGGTGCGGAATTACCGGATTTTGTATTCGATTTACAATTAGATGTCCTAAGTTTCGTTGTTAAAGTACCGGGGCAGCTATCAGTGAGAGTTACGGGAAACAGGTTTAATGCGAAAGCTAAAAGAGAAATTGCAAAAGCAAGGAGAGGTGATGTCATTACTATTTATGATATCAAAGCCGTAGAAAGCAAGAAAAGAACCCCTATCAAAAAGGTGTTACCCGTAAGTATAGAAATTACAAATTAA
- the gldN gene encoding gliding motility protein GldN, whose amino-acid sequence MKKHIYIIMVSLLTTGYISAQTNLLNATTVDEIGKKTEQQIAADNDAPLPYGYIDDRDVLWSKVIWEYVDLNQKINLPLYFPIDTTNISKDRRSLFDTLLKGIKSGKIENVYSDSFFTSKLTKKDIREKLVNTRTNGDYVDTFNIQTRDIEAYMIKGIWYFDKRQGELKYRLLGLAPMGKDVLTLGVQEIEDNELYELFWVFYPNAREILHEAKVFNPKNSSIPITYDHLLNARRFNGVIVREQNVYGNRKIAEYIRGNSLFQLLEAQKVKDNIRNREMDMWNY is encoded by the coding sequence ATGAAGAAGCATATATATATAATAATGGTAAGCTTATTAACCACCGGTTATATAAGTGCACAAACCAATTTGTTAAATGCTACAACTGTAGATGAAATTGGTAAAAAAACAGAACAACAAATAGCGGCAGATAACGATGCTCCTTTACCATACGGGTATATCGATGACAGAGATGTGCTTTGGTCTAAAGTGATCTGGGAATATGTGGACTTAAACCAGAAAATTAACCTGCCGTTATATTTCCCTATAGATACTACTAATATTTCAAAAGACAGACGCTCCTTATTCGATACTTTGCTAAAAGGAATCAAAAGCGGAAAGATTGAAAATGTATATTCCGATTCTTTTTTTACATCCAAGCTCACTAAAAAAGATATCCGGGAGAAACTTGTCAACACAAGAACAAACGGAGATTATGTAGATACGTTTAATATCCAGACCAGAGATATTGAAGCATATATGATTAAAGGAATATGGTATTTTGATAAAAGACAGGGAGAACTCAAATATCGTTTGTTGGGGTTGGCTCCCATGGGAAAAGATGTACTTACGCTGGGAGTCCAGGAAATAGAAGATAACGAACTCTACGAATTGTTCTGGGTATTTTACCCGAATGCCAGAGAAATACTGCACGAAGCAAAAGTATTCAACCCAAAAAATTCTTCTATTCCCATTACATACGATCATCTGTTGAATGCAAGGAGATTTAATGGCGTTATCGTCAGAGAGCAAAATGTATACGGAAATAGAAAAATTGCCGAATACATCAGAGGAAATTCTTTATTTCAATTGTTAGAAGCTCAAAAAGTAAAAGACAATATCAGAAACAGAGAAATGGATATGTGGAATTACTGA
- a CDS encoding type I addiction module toxin, SymE family, which translates to MYWKYQSRDWKRYIIVPEIRLEGKWLKELGFEIGKEIEAEQQKNKLIITLTDKKQEK; encoded by the coding sequence ATATATTGGAAATACCAATCTCGTGATTGGAAAAGATATATTATTGTTCCAGAAATTCGATTGGAGGGGAAATGGTTGAAAGAACTTGGATTTGAAATCGGAAAAGAAATTGAAGCCGAGCAACAAAAGAATAAATTGATTATCACGTTGACGGACAAAAAGCAAGAAAAATAA